In the genome of Rhodothermales bacterium, the window ATCCTCCCCTCACCTCTAACACGCGACCCCGGCTCTGATTACAGCTTTGAGATTCAGTGGCTAGAGAGTGGACTGCGGCAGGCTAAGGCATACGGTGACGAACTGCCTGTTTTGGCGACCATAGCAATTCAAGACCTATGCCTGCTAGCTGCTGAACCTGACAGCAACCCACTGCTAGAAATTATTGCTGACTCTGTGTCGGCGAGGGGCGTCGATGGCGTCTACCTCGTCATAGAGCAAGGGTCAGAAGCTGCCGACACTCGACAGTGCGGCAACTTCCGGGTTCTTCAGTCGGCACTGCACCTCACACACATTCTGTCAAACGATGCTGGTATCCGAGTCTTTATCAACTTCCTCGGAGCATTTGGCCTCGCGTGCGTAGCGGCAGGTGCGGAGTCATGGGCTTCGGGATGGTACAAAAGTTTGTACCGAATGAAGCTGTCTGACAAGCAGGCGGGCGGGCGGGCGTTCCCGACCTATTGGTCTGACGGGATGGCTACGGACATCCATCTGCAAAGCGATCTCGATACGCTCGCGAGTGGCAGCGCCTTCACTTCTGTAGCCACTCTGACTCCTCCCTCTGCGGGTCTGATCAAGGCTCTCAGTAGCGGCCGGGCAGTAGCGAGCGTGCCGGATTGGACATGGCGGCAGTCGAACATCTCAGCGGCCCAAGAACACTTCATTCACGCGATGGCCCGCTTCGATCAGCGTCTGCAACCGCTCACCGTCCAAGATAGAATCAACACGATTCACGAGTGGCTTAAGCAAGCCAACGCGCTTTCCTCTAGCGTTGGCCCTCAGCTAGGCAGCACAAAACTGAGTCACATAAGCGCATGGGAAGCAGCCTTCTCCGCTTACAGGCGGGACCATAACGTATGAGAAGAAGTCAGAGCGGAGGTCAGTAGATACTCCCGTTCGTGTCCTCTGCCTTCGCGACGTTCTGGTTCGACTACCCACTCAGCAGAGTCGGGGGAGATTGCACACAGACCAACCCCCTGATCCGCGAACGCCTGAAGCGAACTCGCCTTCCGAGGCGTCGTCGCAGCATCCATAGCGACGACGGCGGTATCAGCGTATCGCTTGTGAGACATGGCCTGAATCAGCGCGTCTCTCCAACGAGTCAGCTTTGCCTCTACAGCAATCACTTCTGCTCTCATCTCACCCCAGAGAGTAGATAGTGACAAAGACCCGGTAGGGTTCTCTACGACAGCGCCGCTTGCAATCAGATCCTTGAGCAGAGGCTGCAAGCGCTCAACATCGGTGTAGAGACGCTTCGCTAGTGCAGCAGGGCGAGTGCGACGGCGCTGACGGAGCGTAGCCAAGACTGCTGCGTGACGATACGTGCAGTTCTTAGGCAGCACGTCTTTGCCTGACAGGTTCTTGAAGCTTATACAGACGAAATCAGGTACCCGGTCGCCCATGGGTACCTCGCGCCTGTAGACCCTTCGACCCTCCGAGGGCCAAATCGTCATAAGCAGGCCCTCAATCTCCTCTTGGAGTTCAGTTTCGTAGCGATAAGTGCTCAAAGCTGCTGATGGGCTATCACGTCGATTGGGAATTCCCAGAAGTTAATCCATCTATCAGGACTTCGTAACGTCACGGGACCGGGACGGGGAGGTCGGCGGGGAGGCCGGACGAGACGATCGGGGCTTCGGCGGCGGTCTGCCACGGGAGCTCCGGCCACCAAGGCGCGGCGGGGGCATCGCCGAGGGTGACGCTTTCGCCGGGCTTCGGGAAGGCGACGGGCACGCCGGCGCGCTCGGCCGCCACGCGGATGCGCTCGGCGGGCTCTGTCCAGCCGTGCAGCGAGAGGTCGAACAGCCCCCAGTGGACGGGCACGAGGAGGCCGCCCCGCACCATCTGATGCACGGCGACGGCCTGCTCCGGTCCGAGGTGCACGTCGGCCCACGCCGCGTTGTACGCCCCCGCTTCGATGAAGCTCACGTCGAACGGCCCGAGCCGCTCACCGATCTCTTCGAACCCCGGTGTGAGTGCCGTGTCGCCGCTGTAGAACACCCGCCGCTCATCGCCGAGGAACGCCCACCCCGACCACAGCGTCGCGTCGCGGTCGGTGAGGAAGCGGCCCGAGAAGTGCCGCGCCGGCGTGCTGACGAGCGTGATCCCGCCGACCTCGACACGCTCCCACCAGTCGATTTCGGTGATCCGGTCGGGCGCTACGCCCCAGTATTCGAGGTGCGCGCCGATGCCGAGCGGGACGAGGAAGCGCGGCACACGCCCCGCGAGGGCGCGGATCGTGGGCTCGTCGAGGTGG includes:
- a CDS encoding MBL fold metallo-hydrolase; this encodes MRRRSGTRPWPRVVGGALVLIAAASTFLMVDIWSALGAKPSGERLARIAQSPQYRDGRFANALPTVSSGMSLSATREFFFGGSDYREPAQPLPVVTRTAADFADAASDLRVTWLGHSTLLVELDGARILVDPVWGERASPMSFAGPKRFYAPPLALADLPPLDAVVISHDHYDHLDEPTIRALAGRVPRFLVPLGIGAHLEYWGVAPDRITEIDWWERVEVGGITLVSTPARHFSGRFLTDRDATLWSGWAFLGDERRVFYSGDTALTPGFEEIGERLGPFDVSFIEAGAYNAAWADVHLGPEQAVAVHQMVRGGLLVPVHWGLFDLSLHGWTEPAERIRVAAERAGVPVAFPKPGESVTLGDAPAAPWWPELPWQTAAEAPIVSSGLPADLPVPVP